In the Equus przewalskii isolate Varuska unplaced genomic scaffold, EquPr2 ChrUn-10, whole genome shotgun sequence genome, aaatagaaacagcTAGGGGAGGGGCCTCAGGATCTATATTCATAAAGTGTCTGTCAGGTGGATTTTATGATCATACAAGTTGTGAAACACTGGATTCTAAAGCCAATGCCTTTTCTATCTTGGGTGCAACTGGCATCatctggtatttttttaaaaaatatccctaTCTGGGCTCCACTCTCCACTCCAGTTTTATTTAATCAGTTGATATCTTAAAAGTCATAACTTTCAAAAAGTTATTTCAAGATGCaaagactgaggctcagacagacTGTCAAAGAATTCTTTGGGTTAGAGGCATTTGCTTCTGaatcttaactatttttactATACTTTGCCTTTCCCAGCTAATATCTGTACCCGCtaagttttaaagtaatttctacTTGGAAAAATCAGCCATGGATGATGATTTTAAGGGGAAAGGATGAAAATGGTTATTAATTCCTTTTCAGGCCAGTGTGTTAACTGAAGAAGAAATTGATTATTGCTGTCTCCCATGGTGGCAACTGGATTCAGTGAGCACatcccaagaaaaataaaactcaagagAAGAAAGTCTGGCTGTGTGTTGAGCCGCCCCTCCTCCCCCGACCCACAGGGTCTCTCTTTCAAAGATTCATCTCTTTTTATATCTGGAAGCTTTGCTGCCGCTTTGTTTTATAGGCAGCCAGTCTCGACCTGGGTTAGGAAGCCAGCAGTAAAAATGGACGTCTCCCATAAGCCGTACAAAGTTGAACTAAATGACAAAACCAGTTGTAAAATTGCACATGCCCTGTTCGTGGCCATCCCTGGAACACCTTTCCCTGCATAAGAAAATGACTGTGACATCCAGAGTAGACTGAGAATCAGCATGGACGATGTGGTGATAGCTCTGGAAATCAGCGTGGCGGAGTGGAGAACCGAACTCATCCTGGAACTTGCTAGATAGAGAtgggtgagtgaatgaaggaGTGCGTGTGAGTTAATGAGTAAACGAAAGgtcaagaaataaacaaatacatggaagaTGGATCTGCACATGTTTGTTGAAGTGCTTTGACGTACTCTTACATCATTTATgtatgttttgtttgctttttcagaaTGACAACTTCCAAGAGGCAAAAATCACATTCATCGGGTAGGCTGGGGGCTTCTGATGGTAGGAGTTAAATTTTTCCTCCCTTTGTACTTCCCTAGATATGATTAGTTAGCACGAGTCTCCCAGACTCTTGTCAACAGTCCTTgggctttctctcctcctcttttacCTGACGTGCATCAGGATTTAACCTCCTCCGTCATTAGTTACCAGAGCAGCTATGCCCAGGAGGATGCAATCCCAGGCCCATGTGTACTTGCACACTTACTTCTCCCAAATATCCCCTCCGAACAAATGAATGGACCACAGACTGGGGCCAGGACATAGACAATGACATGAAGCACAGATTTATTAGGGGAGGAAATAGGAGAGAAACTCAGGGAGAAGGAGTTGGGGAAGGGAATGAGACAGAAGCTGTGCATCATTGTCTGGTGTTCCCGTTAGTTAGGATGGAGCCCTAGAAGAAGTCCAGATGTATTCCTTGCTTTGGGACCTGGATGGGGCCATAGCTGCGCCCATGCTGGAGGGTGGAGAAGATGAGGCCTCTCTCACGTCCACTGAGAGAGCATCAGGGTGGGGCGTAGGAGACTTGGAGCAAAGGGAGTGTGTGTGACAAGGTGCTCCATGGGAAGAACTCCTGACTCTTCACTGGAGCCAAGGTAGGAGGAGGTTGGAGATGAGGACAAATTtgggggctggagggaagaggagcaggaagTAGAGAAGGCTCCATCTGATAGCCTGGAGGGTGGGCAGATGGTATTCTGGTCCATCCCTACTTCTGTTTACTCTTGGGGGCTTGCTGGGCCGAGGGACATTTCTGCTGGGCTGGGATGGCAGTACCCTTGCATGGACAGTGCTTCCTGGCCTGGGGAACCCACAGATCCTTGGTTTGGGGTGCACACGTTTCTTGACATTTGAAAGGAGGTGGTTGACAGGGCTGCTtcacctgctgctgctgggccttCTGGGGTGGGCACTGCTGCCAAGAAGACATTGCTGCAGAAAAAGGTAAGCATGAAAGAAACCCGGGTGGGGACGCCGTGAGGAGGGctctcttcatctcttctttcGTCTGACTCCTAGAAGAGTGTTTTCCTCTCACAGCCAAGGAGGTGATGAGTGGTTAATATCCTCAAATGGATTAATGGAttgattcacacacacacacacacacacacacacacacactgccatcttcctctctctctttcttccttttcctatgTTGTTctgatttcctattttccttcATCCTCCCATGAACTCCTAACTTaactgaatttataatttatttctcagtctcACCTGGAAACAAGAAGAGGTGCTGAGTTGAGGATTAAAAGCTGGCccaggcatttgacaagattaaGGCATGACATGTTAGCTGATAAGTGTGCAATTTTGGGTGGCTCTCTTGGGTAGTGCAGACAATGAGTGTGGACAAGGATGGAAGGGCATGAGGAAGAGGTCAGGTGTGGTCTCTGTTTTAGAGGGAAGTGTCATGGTGTGTAAATGATGGGGCTGGAGAAAACCTGCTCCAGGAACTCAGAAACCTGAGTTCTAATCCAAGCTCCACTCCTGACTCAGCCCGGAATGCTAAGGCAAGTCATTTAATGTGGCTGTAGAATAGTGGTTCTAGCCCTCCACGGAGAACTGGGGAATTGAAGGCCAAATAAATCCCTGGAGTTATGGGAGGATGTTTTACCAGAGGCAGCCTGATTCAGAGGAAAGAGCATTGGCCAAGAAGGCACAGGCATGGGTTCCAGGTCCAAACTTACCACTCACTGGCCAGGCATACCACTGGGCAACCTGCCTTCTCTGGACTTCCATGAGCTTATTTGGAAGATGCTGATCTGGAAGGTCTCTGAGTCCTTCCCAGCTCTGACGTGTGTTTCTGGCTTTCTTTGTAGGCGACAttcctcatcttttaaatttgtgattataaatgggaagTATAGGTCTCAGGTGGCAATCATAGTAGTGAGGCAGGAGAGCTGTGTAGTATAAAATACAATATGTAATATACTTGCTTCTATAAACCTAAAAGCAAAGTTTGCAAACAGCTTGCTGGTATCCCCTGAAAGGCAGTAAGAAAGCATTGAAGGAGGCTCAGAATTGCTACAAAATGTTATAGCTCTCAATATCTCCCCTCACTGAGAAAAATCCTCTTGCCAGGGAGTCAAACCCGGGATCAGGAAATTAGTCATACTTAGCAATGGTGCAGAATGGAGACAGAATTTCCCAAGTAACAATTAGTGTGACATTTTCTTAATTGTCACGAGGCTCATGTTACCTCTCTGACTACCCAAGAATAGGAGAGGAGCTTGGCCTAGCGGCTCCAGGCAGCAGATCCCAGGAGAGTGACTGTGTTCCCACTTACGAGGGGCAGCAAGCTGCACCCTAGGAGGGGAAGCTGAACACAGATTCATGGCCAGCCACTCCTGGAAACCTGATAAgggcccccacctgccccaggcaCTTGGTGTGGCCCTGATTACCACCTCCCAGCAAATTCCTCACCCACTTCTTCCACCTGCACTTCCTCCAGGGACCTGCTTTACTGGCCCGTTTTGATGGAAACCACCCATCAGATATTCTAGCATTCTGGTCCCTGTCTACTTGAGCTGACTTCACCAACCCCAGGTGTTTGCTCAAACTCAAAGACtcaaaatcttattaaaatataacaaatctGAGGCTCTGTCTACACACTGAGAATTAGAAGAAAcactgaggagggaggaggaagagagggaacatGGAGTGGGGCAATTCTGACAAAAATATGAACACCCCCTTTGCTGCTGTTTCTACCACTTATTGAGTGCTCACGGGTACCTGGAGCTGCATTTACCCTTCACACCCAtcgtttccttttttctttacagCCCCTATAAGGCAATGACATTGTTACCATCTTGCAGATGAGACAAGTGAGACTAGGAAAGATACATAGGAAGtaaacaggagagagaagatttgaactcagatctgaaGGATACAAAGGACCCAGACTCTTAAACGTTATAGAGGGAGGGTCAAAAGTCTAGCCACAGGTGCCTCCTCCACTCTGCCGTATTACACAGTGCTAATGACTTTCCAGTCCGGTGGGGATTGTTCTCATGGTGTTCTGTGAGGCTCTCCTTTGAGCATGAGTAGATGAATGTGGATGGTGCCCCCAAGGTTAATCAACATAGTGGCAGTGTCCCCCACCTGCCCACTGTCAGGCTGCCTATGGGCATTAGTAGTGGTCAAAGAGGGTAGGATAGAATTACCCCTCTGGGGGTAGGATTTATAGATAAAACATaggacatccagttaaatttgaatttgaaataaacagaattttttaGTATCATATGTCCCAAATACTGCCTGAGATGTAGTTATACTACAAAATtacttgttgtttatctgaaattcagatgtAACTGGACAGgctgtatttttctttgctaaatctGGTAACCTCACTGAAGGACCTATTCAGGTGGGAGGAAAGACCTGGTGCTCCACTtggcctcccagcccctgggatgGAGAGAGGCAGGACTGCTCCGGGAGGCTGATCTACGTTTGGACCAGTGTCTCAAACCTCAGGATCCTGCCCGACAAGAGGCCACTGATGCTCTGATTTCTGTCATTACCAGAGCAAATTGTAAGGCTGCCTGAGAAATGATAACAATACCtaaaagtattttccaaagcatttttcaaaccctttgtctcatttaatcatcatggCAATTCTGTCGGGTAGTGTAAATCTGATTTTGCAGTTTGAAAAAGTAGATCCAAGAAGTTACCTGACTTGCCCAACAACGTGCAGCTAGTAGGAGTGAAGCTTGGTGGGCCTCCTGGCCCAGGGCTCGTTTCCACTATATCACAGTGCCCAGTGTGTCTGTGGTGGACAAGTGACTGTCACTGCGTAGGGACCATGGCTAATGATCTTTTCTGAGTTCTCTGTCATAAGCAGACTGAATATTGCTCATTTTTCGAGATCAATCTCACTTAAAAGTTAACCTTTCCCTTAATTTCCCCTTCAGGCAaggcctcctcctccacctcctcccaagCCTCAACTTTGAGAATGTAACATTCTGGGTTCCAGAGTCTGGGGTCTGCGCTCCATCTTGAAGACGAACACCCTCTCCACCTGAAACCCTCGCTTCCATGCTCCCACTCTACTATGCTCATCCTGACACAAACTCTCCAAAAGGGAAATATATGGCCAGACAGATTCGGCATGGGCACAGATCAAGGCATTCTCACGTGCCTGGCACCTAGAAGACATCAGTATACATGTGTTGCATATGAGGAGATGGATGGCACCATCCCCTTGTGTCTCAGTCCCCCACATGGCATCTCTGGAAGAAACTTTAGTCCTCGTTTTTCCCAGTCTGCTCATTGGCCTCTTACTTTGTTAATAAACAAGTCCAACTTAGTTTTGAGAATTCTATCTAGTGAAAAAAATTTGGCTTATAACACAAGTATCATCTCAAAGGATACTCCAGGGGTGGCTGGGGTGGAGACCTACACACGGCTGGCCTTGAAGGGGCCGTGTCTGCTAGGTCACAAATATCCAAGACACAATCAAGTTCATATGCATCCAAGACATTAAATTTTTCAAAACCCTGACACCCAACTTCCCTGTGGGtcacattatccccattttatagaaggggaaactgagacttggaatGAGGACATGCTTTGCCTAAAGTCACATGGAGGTCAGTGTCAAAGCCAGGGTTGGATCACAGGTCTCCTGACTTCACAGTTGTTATCAGTAGCTGGAGTGACTGAGCCGCTGGGTAGAGTCTTAGCAGAGGCTATGTTAATGACAAAGTCAAGAAGTTGGTTCTGGTGGTCTCCACCTCTTCTGGCACtagtctctcttcttccttcttccctggcaCTCAGGTGCTTTCTTTCCTACCAAAGAGGACCCACCAAGATAGGGCCTCCCGCCATCTTCTAAGAGACCCTAACTAAACCCTCTTCCCCATACTGCCAGGCACAAGTGCAGTTTTATTAGTCATCAAACCTTACAAAGTACCTCCATATACAGTTTTCACAATACTCTATGAAGAATGGTAATTGTACTAtaaattttagagatgagaatacTGTGGCTCTGTTGGTGGCTGAATCCAGAAGTCAGAAGGCATGGCTGACTCAAGTCTATTAAATATGTAATGGCTGATTTCTAGAGAACCTGACTGGCTCGGGGAGTGGATTATTTTTTCAAAGGAGGACAGGAGACTTCCTGGCATCCCTCAACTCATCCCATGTGAACAACTCCTCCAGATAAGGTGGGCCCTGAGAAGCTATGGGGGATGGCAACTCTGCAGTCCAggcacccacccccacctccccagcctggccttgGGACTGTCGCCTGGCCAATCGTGAGTCCTGTATCTGTTCTCTTGTTACAgactcttaacatcagccctgatatcagttcccccacattgaacccagcatatatggggttaaaactaaaacccaccaccccctttcctgcttctctagcttcactcatatgtaaatacttgtttctttaacctttgactccttgagctttacaactaaatgggagttacaaattgttaacaGCCCAGGTgacctggagttggaggcacactaaagtttagctaatcatgtgtccttgaagtttgccaggaaagctgctgtctcaaaaatatcaaggagcggaggcttcccagacctcaactcctgaCTCCCAGCGCTCAAAcccgcctcaaacaggaagacAAGACAGTGGCAAAGGACACTGCTatcctgccatcctcctatctcaccatcCCGCACCCCCACCTCAaggctgcaagcagcctctcaaggccaaaggCAGACCAGTGGAAAAACGCTGACCTGCACAGGctacatgctccccctcccctacccaaaaacccaaataaaaatccctaccccttcctcatcggggagctagcaatttttgaggcatgagcccttgctttgctccctgtgcctggcatagtaaaacctttcctcttccactcaagactctgttctcgttatttggattggcatcgggttcagggaccgaactttcggttacacTCTCATCCTCAAAGGACCATTTTGTATTAAAATCAGTAGGCCAGGTTCTGCATCTCCCCTCTCTAGGAAACAGACACCTGAGAGCAGGTGTGTGCCCATGACTCCATCGGGAGGGAAGGGCACAGGCAAGACTCATTTCTGAAGGTGAGTCAAAGCTTGAGAAACCCTAGCCCCACCCTGCAGACAAACAATGGGGTGACTGGGCAGCAGAGACCTGACACTGGGAGGGGACCCCACCAGAGACAATGCTTATCACCTAACTCTCCATCTAGACCCATCTCCACCAGGGCacttttgtttctgggctttggggaaaagaaaggtTGTTGATGGCTCCATTTAGAGACACACGGAACATATTGATTATGCTATTTCTAAGAATGAAACAGGAGAAGACAAAAAGGAGAGCTCTGGGTTACTCAGGAAAGGCTTCTGGAGAGAAGGACTGTGTTTGGTGGAGAGGACAGTGGTGGTTTCGGGCTGCCAGTGTTCCTATATTTTAGCTGCTCATccactaaaatgaaaatttcaaactgAGCACGTtacatctcattttaaaaatcataatcatgtcatatttgctttatattaaTTTCTGGTTGATACCTAACCAGCAGTCATGGCTTAGAACATTTTAGTTTCAAGTCTTTCTCTCCACTAATTACTTAACAATCTGCCAGCAAGCACTTTAGAAGATGGTGCTTAAAGAGACTTTGtgaccggggctggccccgtggtcgaatggttaagtttgcgcactctgctgcaggcggcccagtgtttcgttggttccaatcctgggcgcggacatggcacagctcatcaaaccaccctgaggcagcgtcccacataccacaactagaaggacccacaacgaagaatatacaactatgtaccggaggggctttggggagaaaaaggaaaaaataaaatcttaaaaaaaaaaaaaagagactttgtgacctttttttaatgtaggaaaTCAATTTGTAACATAAATCATTTCCCTCTCTAATTTAGCTGTTTGCACATGAGACGTTCAGAGAGTAATGTTAAGTATTCTCTGTAATAGTATTAAAAGTAGTCCCATGGAGAGAAGAGTAAGAGGAATAGTCTCCAGAAATGTGTGTTTAATTTAtcttctccctccaccctttAACTCCCTACGATATGTTTCTAGAAGACCCTCGACAGTCCCAGGAGCTTTATAAAGGAGGAATTAAGTCCTGGACCTGGTGAGAGGCTAGTTCCAAGGGAACACTCATAGACCTGTGGAAGTTGAAGACTGGCGGTGGAAGGGGAGGGGACGAATGGGCAAAGCATCCCTCTCCGGGAAGCGTGCCAAGATCAGCCCCTTTGTGTCATGTGGCCCGAAGCACTAGTCACCCTTTCCTTGGACAAGACACAGTGTAgttgagagacagagggaaggaggccagggACTAAAGAAATAGCTCTACTGATACTCCCCCTTATGGGCTGTGAGATCTTGGGTACGTCCGTTTATGTTTTGGGGCCTTAATTTTCCTGTTCTCCAATATGAGGAGACGGGCTAGCATTTTCTCTAAGGTCCAATTGAGCACTAACGTTCTGTAAATGTATGATTACGTCCAGCAAGGCAGCCTCGTTTCATCCTAGTGGGATTGGTAGTGATTTGAGTGTACTAGGTTGAGCTCAGGCCCAACTGGAAAGAGTGCCATAATTGATTAGAGATGTAGGCTCTGAGAGAAATAAGGGGCCACTGAGCGCAGGTAGTCGTCCCCCAGGCCTAAAGCAGGGAGTGATATGATAGGAATTATGAGAATAATTGAAACACttgaagaaggagagaggataTAAACTGTTTAGGAACCTCGCACACGCTGACACCACCTGTAATTCCCATCTATCTCCCCTCGTCTTAATACCACTGTTAAAGGGATTGCTGCTTCCAAAACTTGCCTCACGCTTTCTCACCTCAAATCATTCGATCTGTGACGGCACTCTACTCCCAGATTTCCCAGGGAAATTCAAGATCATCTTTAGGGaccattttaaatattactttctcCATGACCTCAGTCCTTAATCTTTCCCAAAAGATGTGTTTTCCTCTTCTGCTCAACACACACAGCTTCTTACTTACACCAACTTGGAACACTTTTCATGTAATGTTTTGACTTGACAAATATATCaactgtaaaatatatatatatacttatctTTGCATCAAATGTAAGTTCCTTGATGGTAGGAGCTGTTCCACTCTCATCATTTATTCACGTGTTTATCATCTACCCCCCATACTAGCCAAACACATATTACACCCACTCCATaaatatgaacaaatgaatggataaatgaatgggtgaatgattcataaatgaatgagttgaaTTGAATGGCAAACCCATAGCTAGACATTTTGGCTTTATAGTCAGAACTGAGGAAGTGCTAAGATGCTTTTTGGACTAATCCATCTTTTCAAGTTCAGGTTGATACTTTCCCCTGTAAGTAGCTCTTCCTGTTTATCCCGAAGACAAGATGCATTGTCTTTACATCCCTCAAACTTGAAGATCTATGTTGAAATCATTCATTACCTGTAAAAGGCTTGGGTGCCTGGATGTTTACATGTTTGTGTGCGTGTTTGTATGGGGAGATTCTTTATACTAGCCAGAATGCAAGCTTCTTAAGGGCAGGAAGGATGTTCAGGACAGAACTTAAACCCTGCTAAAAATTGGTGCTTAGCCAGCTGATAGGCTAGCTGGTTGGTGAGTGGGTGGTCCAGTTACTAAAGGATGCTGTTGAGTGactgagtcagtgagtgagtgaaagACAGAGGGAGtgagtatataaagaaaaaacaagatgacAAACTAGCTGACTAACTGGCTAGTTCATTGAAAAGCTGATTAGCTGACTGGTTGAGTGTTTGACCAAATGATTTACTGACTGTTTGGCTGACTAGTTTACTGACTGGCTGATGGCTACTTTTGAAAAGTATATCCTAGTGTAGATAGCAAAGAAAGCCCCACTGGGGACGTGAGACTAATGgtataaaacaaaaggaaatataggAACCCCTAAGAAGTATATCCTATAAGCTGGACAatcatttcttaattattttctttctttctttctcttaggaGTTCTTCATGGTTTCCATTCCTGGTCAACTGAGCTCAGTGGATCTAACCTCAAGTGGATTCCAGCCAGAGGCAGCCATGGTGGAGCAGTAGCTCTTTTCCTAGAAGAAGATGGGACAAGAAGGTGTTTCCATTCATGTCACTTCCCACTGAGGAGCCTGATTgttcccagggcccagggcccttGGGATGGGGAACTGGGGCTCAGATCATCCCTCTGGTCAGACGGTGTCTGATGGTGGCTGAGAGAGGAAACTAAACCAAACAGACAAATTAGCAGATACCACAAGCTGGGCCAGTTTGTCTGGTTGGTACCCTGCTCTCTGACCACAGAGACTTTTCTTAGGGAAGTGGCTGCAAAAGGCAGCAAGCAAGTGCTGCCAGAATCAGCCTCAGACAGTGCTTGGTGATGACTGAGACCCCCAGGTGGGACCAGGGCTCATAGAGCTCTGAGCTGCCACGCTGCACTGTGAGTGGCCTTGCACATACTCAGCAGACTGATGCACAAATACACCACCTTCCCTCAGTGGTCCATCCTGAGCTGGATGAGAAAGGAGAGGGCAGGATCATAGCTCACATACATAGCAATCAAGCCACTTGATGCCAAACCCTTCACTGACCCTCCACCAGTCCACAGTTGCTGAAATCCATGGTTTAAAAGGTCCATGTTCACACTCTGGCCCCTCTGAGAAGGCTTCTAATCTCCTTTTGACCCAGTCACCCcaccctcctctttctctctgcacaAATACTCTGCTGTCCCTGCCATAAACCATCATGGACTATTTACAGTTTTTTTAGAAAGTAATATTctgtctttctcattctccttctgcCAATAAGCTAATCCATCTGCCTGGAGGGCTTGCCCCTAATCTGTGCCTGACTAACCTTAGAACTTCAGAAACTAGTTCATTTCTTCCCTGAACGCCCCCCATTCTGTGTAACCTGGTGGCATTCGGTGCCTGTGTTTGTTTAGGAGGCTCCTGTCCTATCATCGATTTTGTGGCTTTGGAATAGAATATCTGTGGGTCTGTCCCTCTGTTAACGATGACCTCCTTGAGGGCAGCAGCATTCATTCCCTGCTGTCCTTGACTTTTACATGTAGTAGTATATGTGTACGtgtagtatatgtatatgtatgtgtatatgtacatgtatatgtatatgtagtaGGATCTTGTCATAATAGATACATGAGGAATGTGTGTTCAAACAAACCAAATACATGGTCAGTCAAGGGGATCTGCATAAGTGGATCTTCTGACGTGTGGCTGTGAGAGGACACTTATACCCTCTGTTGGACGCAGCAGAGCCCCATGTCTTCCACGTCGCTGGACTCTCCTTGGTGTGTTTCACTGCCTGCCGTGTGCTTGTTTGGAGCCTGTGCTTTTCTTCCTTGCTGGGCTGTGGGCCTGTGAAGAGCAGGGACTTATCCTCCTCACTCTTGATTCCGTCCTCCTCAGGGCATTAGCAGTCTTTTGCATATAAGAGAATTTGACAGAGGTTGGTTGGGCTTTCTAGGATGACACTCACAGTTCAAAAGAAGACGACACCAGGATCAGTAATTCCACAGGACAGATATCCAAGAATTTCTGCACATGGGTGAGGTGGACTGGGCTGTGTTTATAAAGATTTTGCTGCCTGTGTCCCTCTTCCCCGGGAAGCATCATTCCCTGCCCTGTTGATGATGGCACCCTGGCCACGCAACTTGCTCTGTCCATAAAATGTAAACTTTAAGAAACGTGGTTCAGCATGCGCTTTCCTCTCTGCCATGAGTACTGACCATGTTCCAGATCAAGGCTTCTCTATGAGCTTGCATTTGGGAGGCAGATAAATGTGTAGCAGGGCTGCAGCTGGCTCAGTGGGCATGTAAAGTGAGTGGGAAATGAGCctttgttcttttaagccactgagatttgggctTCATTGGTTACTGACTTAGCCTATATTGACTGAAATACTGGGATATGCAAGAATAGACATCTTTCTCCCAAGGAGATTCCTCTCCTAATTCTGCTTGACTCTGGCCAAAGGGAAAGTAAATGCTCAAGGCCAGTGTATACTAACTGGTAGCCAAGACAGTGTctcaagtgtgtgtgtatatgcctgtgtgtgcacgcatgcatgtgtgtgtgtgtgtgtgcctgtacCCAGAGGTGAGGATataagaggagaggggagaggaagggaaatgcAGGAGGCAGCCTGGGCTCACACGGTACCTAACAAAGACCATCTGCTTGCAGACAACTGACATATTCCTAGAAATGACCTTCTATCTTCCTTGAGAAGCTAAATAaaccttct is a window encoding:
- the SPRR4 gene encoding small proline-rich protein 4 is translated as MSSWQQCPPQKAQQQQVKQPCQPPPFKCQETCAPQTKDLWVPQARKHCPCKGTAIPAQQKCPSAQQAPKSKQK